The proteins below are encoded in one region of Candidatus Omnitrophota bacterium:
- the purE gene encoding 5-(carboxyamino)imidazole ribonucleotide mutase, with translation MRKPVVAVLMGSKSDSEVVKECLDILKDFGISYESMVCSAHRMPEKTRMFAKNASRNGIKVIIACAGKAAHLAGVVASQTTLPVIGVPIKSKVLKGIDSFLSTLQMPAGVPVAAMSIGKSGAKNAALLAAQILAITDSGLRKKLILYKKKLAELTT, from the coding sequence ATGAGAAAACCGGTTGTAGCTGTACTCATGGGCAGTAAGTCGGATTCAGAAGTAGTAAAAGAATGTCTGGATATCCTGAAAGATTTTGGGATCAGCTATGAATCCATGGTCTGCTCTGCTCACCGGATGCCCGAAAAGACCAGGATGTTTGCAAAAAATGCCAGCCGGAACGGGATAAAGGTTATTATTGCCTGCGCAGGCAAGGCAGCTCATCTGGCCGGTGTGGTAGCCAGCCAGACAACCTTGCCGGTTATCGGCGTACCGATAAAGAGCAAGGTGTTAAAAGGAATAGATTCCTTTCTTTCGACGTTACAGATGCCTGCCGGTGTACCGGTTGCTGCCATGTCTATCGGCAAGTCCGGCGCTAAAAACGCAGCTCTTCTTGCCGCGCAGATTTTAGCGATTACCGATTCGGGGCTTAGGAAAAAACTTATTTTGTACAAGAAAAAATTGGCTGAGCTCACAACTTAA